A region from the uncultured Bacteroides sp. genome encodes:
- a CDS encoding FAD-dependent oxidoreductase has protein sequence MKKIAIIGAGISGLSAAYFLNDRYDVTIFEKENRPGGLIKCRRINGNLFHTCGGHVFNSKRQDVLDWFWSKFNRDDEFDKTDRNSCVFMDKNETSLQHDNIPYPIENHMYLFSDDIQKSFYEDLKEIDKVKGLDAKFADYDSFGNFLRWRFGKTLYNLYFQPYNEKVWRRDLTSVPMSWMEGKLPMPTTQEMRDNNANKVEEKAFVHSTFWYEKNNGSQYIADKLAEGLDIRYNSDVKSIKRVGDKWDVYEEIFDKVIFCGNIKDMTNIIEGVNISSYKKDIDGLEYHGTTAVFCEIDKNPYSWIYQPSRNHESHRIICTGNFSSSNNSSESTPEGRITATIEFTDDISKEDILDNLSRIPLNPKYLDHKYNQYTYPIQDANTRDMIKNLKATLVPFDFYFTGRFADWEYYNMDVAIGASMDLCNKINK, from the coding sequence ATGAAAAAAATTGCTATAATTGGGGCGGGCATATCTGGTTTGAGTGCTGCTTATTTTCTTAATGATAGATATGATGTCACTATTTTTGAAAAAGAAAATAGACCTGGTGGGCTTATAAAGTGTAGAAGAATAAACGGAAATTTATTCCATACCTGTGGTGGTCATGTTTTTAATTCAAAGCGTCAAGATGTACTTGATTGGTTCTGGTCAAAGTTTAATCGAGATGATGAATTTGATAAAACAGATCGTAACTCTTGTGTATTCATGGACAAGAATGAGACGTCATTGCAGCACGATAACATTCCTTATCCAATCGAGAATCATATGTATCTCTTTAGTGATGATATTCAGAAGTCCTTTTACGAGGATCTTAAAGAGATAGACAAAGTAAAAGGTTTAGACGCAAAATTTGCTGATTACGATAGTTTTGGTAATTTTCTACGTTGGCGTTTCGGAAAGACATTATACAATCTTTATTTCCAGCCTTATAATGAAAAGGTATGGAGAAGAGATCTTACCTCAGTTCCAATGTCATGGATGGAAGGGAAACTTCCAATGCCTACAACTCAGGAAATGCGCGATAATAATGCAAATAAAGTAGAAGAGAAAGCTTTTGTACATTCTACTTTCTGGTATGAAAAGAACAATGGATCACAGTATATTGCTGATAAATTAGCTGAAGGTCTTGATATCCGTTACAATTCTGATGTGAAGAGCATTAAACGTGTTGGTGATAAATGGGATGTGTACGAAGAAATCTTTGATAAAGTTATATTCTGTGGTAATATCAAAGATATGACTAACATAATTGAAGGAGTTAATATCTCATCATATAAGAAGGATATTGATGGTCTTGAATATCACGGAACTACTGCTGTATTCTGTGAAATAGATAAGAATCCATATTCTTGGATTTATCAGCCATCTCGTAATCACGAGAGCCATCGTATTATTTGTACAGGTAATTTTTCTTCATCAAATAATAGTTCAGAAAGTACTCCTGAAGGAAGAATAACCGCTACGATAGAATTCACTGACGATATTAGTAAGGAAGATATACTTGATAATTTATCACGAATTCCCCTGAATCCTAAATATCTGGATCATAAGTATAATCAGTATACATATCCTATTCAAGATGCCAATACACGTGATATGATCAAGAATTTAAAAGCCACCCTTGTACCATTTGATTTCTATTTTACAGGTCGTTTTGCTGATTGGGAGTATTATAATATGGATGTCGCCATTGGCGCATCAATGGATTTGTGTAATAAAATTAATAAATAA
- a CDS encoding dTDP-glucose 4,6-dehydratase, with amino-acid sequence MKNIVITGGASFIGSHVVRLFVNKYPEYNIINLDKLTYAGNLANLKDIEDKPNYKFVKMDICDFDAFYKLMQEEHVDGIIHLAAESHVDRSIKDPFTFARTNVMGTLSLLQAAKLYWESLPEKYEGKRFYHISTDEVYGALEMTHPEGIEPPFTTKASSGEHHLAYGEKFFTEDLKYMPHSPYSASKASSDHFVRAFHDTYGLPTIVTNCSNNYGPYQFPEKLIPLFINNIRHRMPLPVYGKGENVRDWLYVVDHARAIDVIFHQGKIADTYNIGGFNEWKNIDIIKVVIKTVDRLLGRKEGEDMDLITYVTDRAGHDLRYAIDSSKLQKELGWEPSLQFEEGIEKTVKWYLENEAWMDNITSGDYQDYYQKMYSNR; translated from the coding sequence ATGAAGAATATTGTTATTACAGGTGGTGCCAGTTTCATTGGCTCACACGTTGTTCGCCTCTTTGTGAACAAATATCCCGAGTATAATATCATCAACTTAGATAAGTTGACTTATGCAGGTAATCTGGCGAATCTCAAGGATATTGAGGATAAGCCAAATTATAAGTTCGTGAAGATGGATATCTGCGACTTCGATGCATTCTACAAGCTGATGCAGGAGGAGCATGTGGATGGTATCATTCACTTGGCTGCAGAGAGTCATGTGGATCGCTCGATCAAGGATCCATTTACTTTTGCTCGTACGAATGTGATGGGTACTTTGAGTTTGCTCCAGGCTGCAAAGCTCTATTGGGAGAGTCTTCCTGAAAAGTATGAGGGTAAGCGATTCTATCACATCTCGACAGATGAGGTGTATGGCGCACTGGAGATGACTCATCCTGAGGGTATTGAGCCTCCTTTTACCACTAAGGCTTCTTCTGGTGAGCATCACTTGGCTTATGGTGAGAAGTTCTTTACTGAGGATTTGAAGTACATGCCTCACTCACCATATTCTGCTTCGAAGGCTAGTTCTGATCATTTTGTACGCGCATTCCACGATACATACGGATTGCCAACTATTGTGACCAACTGCTCAAACAATTATGGTCCTTATCAGTTCCCTGAGAAGTTGATTCCATTGTTCATCAATAACATCCGTCATCGTATGCCATTGCCTGTATATGGTAAGGGTGAGAATGTGCGCGACTGGTTATATGTGGTGGATCATGCTCGTGCGATTGATGTGATTTTCCATCAGGGTAAGATTGCAGATACTTACAATATCGGTGGTTTCAATGAGTGGAAGAATATTGATATTATCAAGGTAGTCATTAAGACGGTTGATCGCTTGCTCGGACGCAAGGAAGGTGAGGATATGGATTTGATAACATACGTAACTGATCGTGCTGGTCATGATTTGAGATATGCCATCGACTCTTCTAAGCTTCAGAAGGAGCTTGGCTGGGAGCCAAGTCTTCAATTTGAGGAAGGTATTGAGAAGACTGTAAAGTGGTACTTGGAGAACGAGGCTTGGATGGATAACATCACTTCTGGTGATTATCAAGACTACTATCAGAAAATGTATTCAAACCGCTAA
- a CDS encoding lipopolysaccharide biosynthesis protein, translating into MSKVKNGLFWSSIDRFSSQGVGFILSILIARIVSPSSYGLIVMIQVFLSLSQVFIDGGFANALIQKKDRNEKDYSTAFIFNLIVAILLYFILFLSAPFIADFYNKPQLVLLTRVISLNLIIQSVSIIQRAKLQAELEFKPQAKVSLLSVTISGCVGVACAYYGLEVWALVIQSISMQFFTSLSYFYFVRWIPKMTFSKESFKKLFGFGSKLMLSNLLTGIYLNIYVLVIGKKYSSSNLAYYDRAFAMSQITSVNIENVLYKVFYPALCDIQDNKDMLVKNYYRYLSYTNYIILPFIAIIIALANPLVTSLLTDKWHDSIPMMRIFCINFAIYAWLEQSGSLINVIGKPGLNLKAQIVKRILSIVILVITLPFGLTAICWGITLSTLLELFINLYLDKITLDIGCYEHVCSQAKVFLLNIVTCGITYTISQFFDNLYIQLLVGGGAGLLFYVLLSFLFHFEERTIWINIYNYFFEKIKNIRLF; encoded by the coding sequence ATGAGTAAAGTAAAGAATGGGCTGTTTTGGAGTTCAATAGATAGATTTTCTAGTCAGGGAGTTGGTTTTATTCTTAGTATTTTAATAGCTAGAATAGTGTCGCCATCTTCCTATGGATTAATCGTGATGATTCAAGTTTTTCTAAGCCTCTCTCAAGTCTTTATAGATGGTGGTTTTGCCAATGCACTTATTCAAAAAAAAGATAGAAATGAAAAGGATTATAGTACAGCTTTTATTTTTAATTTAATTGTTGCTATTTTACTTTATTTTATCTTGTTCCTTAGTGCTCCTTTCATTGCTGATTTTTATAATAAACCGCAATTAGTTCTTCTTACAAGAGTAATAAGCCTGAATTTAATTATTCAGAGCGTTAGTATTATTCAACGGGCTAAATTACAAGCAGAACTAGAATTTAAACCCCAAGCTAAAGTTAGCTTATTGTCTGTAACTATTAGTGGTTGTGTTGGTGTTGCTTGTGCATATTATGGGCTTGAAGTTTGGGCGCTTGTAATTCAAAGTATATCTATGCAATTTTTCACAAGCCTTTCTTACTTTTATTTTGTTAGATGGATTCCAAAAATGACTTTTTCAAAAGAATCATTTAAAAAACTGTTTGGATTTGGTTCAAAATTAATGTTAAGTAATCTTCTAACAGGTATTTATTTAAATATTTATGTTTTGGTTATTGGTAAAAAATATTCTTCTTCAAATTTGGCCTATTATGATAGAGCTTTTGCAATGTCTCAAATTACTTCTGTAAATATTGAAAATGTTCTATATAAAGTTTTTTATCCCGCATTGTGTGATATTCAGGACAACAAGGATATGTTAGTAAAAAACTATTATAGATATTTAAGTTATACCAATTATATAATATTGCCGTTTATAGCTATAATTATTGCATTAGCAAACCCTCTTGTTACTTCATTATTGACTGATAAATGGCACGATTCTATACCAATGATGCGTATTTTCTGTATAAATTTTGCAATATATGCGTGGTTGGAACAAAGTGGTAGTTTAATAAATGTAATAGGAAAACCTGGATTAAATCTGAAAGCACAGATAGTTAAAAGAATATTATCTATTGTGATTTTGGTAATTACTCTACCTTTCGGACTTACTGCCATTTGCTGGGGCATTACCTTAAGTACTTTGTTGGAATTGTTTATAAATTTGTACTTGGATAAAATTACTTTAGATATAGGTTGTTATGAACATGTTTGTAGTCAAGCGAAGGTTTTTTTACTGAATATTGTGACCTGCGGAATTACTTATACTATAAGTCAATTTTTTGATAATTTGTATATTCAATTACTTGTTGGCGGGGGAGCTGGCTTATTATTTTACGTTTTGTTATCCTTTTTGTTTCACTTCGAAGAGCGAACAATATGGATTAATATATACAATTATTTTTTTGAAAAGATTAAAAATATTAGATTATTTTGA
- a CDS encoding glycosyltransferase family 1 protein, whose protein sequence is MNIHVKKYPLFLRAANRFGFYFPLLGPNKNTFRFVINGCDQDEPMNSKHIVPCIIDFFEKKDQLQEFYKKHSKNKLVLLSSPFDYQYLKENNCPLRIEMLPYSISDKYAISSKVFKKKYDIVLTGRQDPLLYSFFVEYIKRHSSVTYVKRGDSLDNDQNKTKAYYLNGKECLESIETREDFMNLQALGRVTLYGVQGYMDGFTKGFYHMTPHFLEIIACSCHVIAHYPSGKEGVDAQFYEFDKFSPSIESYEQFEDAMDHALRTDIDINKYSLYLEKHYTSSRAKHLNEILKSV, encoded by the coding sequence TTGAATATACATGTAAAAAAATATCCTCTTTTTTTAAGGGCTGCAAATCGCTTTGGCTTTTATTTCCCTTTGCTCGGACCTAATAAGAATACTTTTAGATTTGTAATTAACGGGTGCGATCAAGATGAACCAATGAATAGTAAACATATAGTTCCTTGCATTATTGATTTTTTTGAAAAAAAAGATCAATTGCAGGAATTTTACAAAAAACATTCAAAAAATAAGTTGGTTTTACTTTCAAGCCCATTTGATTATCAATATTTAAAAGAAAATAATTGCCCATTAAGAATAGAGATGCTACCTTATTCAATTTCAGATAAGTATGCAATCAGTTCTAAGGTATTTAAAAAGAAATACGATATAGTATTAACGGGAAGACAAGACCCATTATTATATTCTTTTTTCGTTGAATATATAAAGAGACATTCATCTGTAACTTATGTGAAAAGAGGTGACAGTCTAGATAACGATCAAAATAAAACCAAAGCGTATTATTTAAATGGAAAAGAATGTTTAGAATCGATTGAAACAAGAGAGGATTTTATGAATCTTCAGGCTTTAGGAAGAGTTACTTTATACGGAGTTCAAGGTTATATGGATGGATTTACAAAGGGTTTTTATCATATGACTCCCCATTTTTTAGAGATAATCGCATGTAGTTGTCATGTAATAGCTCATTACCCTTCAGGAAAAGAAGGTGTTGATGCTCAATTTTATGAATTTGATAAATTTTCACCGTCAATAGAGTCTTATGAACAATTTGAAGATGCTATGGATCACGCTTTACGTACTGATATTGATATAAATAAATACTCGTTGTATTTGGAAAAACATTATACTTCATCAAGAGCAAAGCATCTTAATGAGATTCTTAAAAGTGTTTAG